The nucleotide sequence ACGATCCTAGCGTCGGTGATTCATCTGGAAGCGATAGCGATCAACCATCCGAAAGCAACGACTCGACATCCGGCTCAGACCCACCCAGCGACGGCTCCGATCGACCCAGCGAAAGTGCGTCCGATAGCAGCGACGGCTCCGATCGGCCGAGCGAAAGCGATTCAACCGAGGAACCTTCCGAAGACAGCAGCGGATCAAGTGAACCTTGCAACAGCACCTGGATTTGGTCGTGCGGTTGGGAATTGGTGAGCAGTGATTGTGAAGACCCTGGCGATCCACCGAGTTCGTCTGGTTCATTCGATGGAGCAGTAGCGGGGATGACAGCATGATGCATTGCCCACATCTGACACCTGACAACCAATGCGAAGTGGCGTGCCAACTCGCTGGATGCCGCGTGCAAACGACTCCGGCCGCCTGTAACGCATGCCAAACCAACGACAACCCGTGCGCGATCAACGTCGTCACGATCGGCATGGCATTGGTCAACAAGAAGCGGCGCAAACAAGACATCACCGAGTTGGAAGCACTGCTTCGCAACTACATGCCGGACGACGATCTGATGCCGGCGACGTTGAAGATGAGCAGCTACCGGCCAGGCCCCGGCAACGAACTGAAAAAGATGATCGCTTGGTTTGCCAAGCCGAGCGAAACGTGCAACTGCGAAACCCGCGTCGACACGATGAACGACTGGGGTGCCGATGGATGCCGCCGAAACATTGACACGATCGTCGATTGGTTACTCGAAGAAGCCCAAGCAAGAGGACTCCCGCATGGAAGGTTTACCGCCACAGTCGCCCGCAGTCTCGTCAGCACTGCCATCCGCAAGTACGAGCGAAAATTCCCCGAAGGGGCACCCGAACCAGACCAAGACGATCCGGAGGACGAATTCGATCGTTGAACGTTGCTTCTTGATGAACCTCGATCGACGCGATGATCGGCTGCGTGACTGGATGCGGCAGCTTCCCGATCCGTGGCCGTTCCCCGAACCCGAACGGTTCACCGCGATCGACGGCCGTCGCGTGGCCACGCCCCCGCAGTGGCGGGCTGGGAACGGAGCGTGGGGGTGCTACCGATCTCACTTACTGATTCTCGAAAAGTGTTTGCTCGAACACATCGACTCGTATGTCGTCTTTGAAGACGACGCCGGTTTCGGCGATGACTTTTGCGAACGACTGCAGCAGTTCATTGCGGAATTGCCGGCTGACTGGGGCATGGCGTATCTCGGCGGCCAACATTTATACGCCGGCAAGAACCCGCCGTACAAGGTCAGCGAACACGTCTATCGTCCGTACAACGTGAATCGCACGCACGCGTTCATGGTGCGAGGACGCGAGGCGATGAAAACACTCTATCGTCATTTGACTTGGAACGATTGGCACACCAAGCATCATATCGACCATCACCTCGGTCGATTGATCCAGCGCCGTTACCAGGCACTCGTGCAAGGTAAGAACATCCAAAAGGAATCCATTGCGGTTTACACGCCCGATCGCTGGCTCGTTGGACAACTGCCGACCAAGTCAAATATCTGCGGTCGCAAATGGAGTCAAACGCGGTTCTTCAATGACGCCAAGAACGCGGACCATTCGGACGCACCGTTCTTTGCGGTCCTCGGCCCGCACCGCGCCGGCACGTCGTGTGTCGCAATGGTGATGCATCACCTGGGCGTTCACATGGGCAACCAACTCGGCGGCTACGAAGCGACCGGAGGCGGCGAGGCAGTTGGACTGGCACAGCTTTGCGAAAAGGTGATGCGTTTCCCGGCTACCGATCCGAATGTTAGCGACGACCAACTGACTCAAATGCTCAAGTCGTGGATCGTTAGCCGCAAATCGGAAGCCAATCGCGACAAGACAGTCGCTGGAGCGAAGTATCCGCACTTGTGTCGGTTCGTGACTCACCTTCACGCGGGGCTTGGTGATTCACTGCGAATCATCTCTGTCGAACGAGATATCGAGGCGTCGATTCGATCGCTGCAAAACCGAAGCGAGAAACACCGTGGCCAGTGGTTCGCGGCGAACGACGAGGACTGTGAGGTTCTGCAACGCAGTCTCCGCGACCACCGAGACAACTTCATCTCCGAGCATCCCGACGTGCCGGTGTTCCGGATCGAATTCGCCGAGTTGGTGACGTATCCCGAGGAAGTGATTGGCAATCTCATCGAGTTCCTCGGCATCACGCCGACCCAGGATGAAATCCAGTCGGCAATCGAACACGTCAATCCAGATCTTCGGAAGTTTGGGTGAGCACTATGTCGAATAGCATTTCAACGGCAGACATCACCTTCTGCATCAAGACGATTCACCGGCCTTGGTCCTGCCATCGGCTGGTCCAGTCGCTGCGCGAGCAAATCGCCGACCCGACCATTGTCGTCGTCGATGACGGTCGCCCCGAACTTCGCTTCAGCGAGAAGTATCCCGAAACCGCCAAGCATTGCGAGGTCATCAATCTCGATCGGCACGATGTGGGCGTCGGAGTCGGACGCAATGCAGCGATCGACGCGGCGCAGACCGAGTACATCTTTCTGCTCGACGACGATCACGTAATCACCGCTGATTTCCAAATCGACCGCGTCTGCGAGTACTTCGTAGACCACGAACTCGACATCCTCGCAGTGCGCCAAGGAGGAGGCGGTCGGCCAACCATGCTCTCACCGTTGATGAACGGTAAACGCATCTGGATGCACCGCGGTGAAAAGAAGCGAGTTGGCTCGGTCGCCTGGTGCGACATGGTCAGCAACGCATTCCTCGCTCGCAGGGAGACGATCGCGACGCTCCGTTGGGACGAAGCCCTGAAGACGTACGAGCACTGGGAGTTCTTCTACCGGGCGAGCCACCTAGCCAAGCTGCAAATTGCGGTCGCCACCGATTGTTCCGTCGTCCACGCCCATGTTGCCGGAACCGGCTACCGCGATTTGCGTGGGCGATCGAAGTTCCGTGCGATGGGACTTCGTAAACACGGTTTCCATTCATTGCGCTATCCAGGAGGTCAAATCGTCCGTGCGTAATCAAGCCACCTTCTGCATAAAAACGATTCACCGTCCACATTGCTGTGCGGCACTCGTTCGCAGCATTTACGAACACTATGGCGACGACCGTCCGCTGATCCACGTCCTCGATGACGGCAAACCGGAACTGCGATTCTCGGCCGTTTGTCCAGACGAAGCCGCCATGGTCGATCGACTAATCGAGACCGAGTACGACATTGGTCTATCGGCCGGTCGCAACAGACTGCTCGATATTGGCGACACGCCGATCGTTATCTTCGCCGATGACGATCATCTCGTGACGAATCAAACGCGATTGCCAGAGCTGATCGCGACGCTCAATAAACATCACGATCTCGATCTGCTGGCGGCGCTCAGCAACAACGAAGAGCGTCCTCGCATGTTACGTGTCGACGGCAGAACCCTGCGTATCGCCTTCGGAAGCTACCGACAGCGGCGTTCGATTCGCTGGTGCCATTACGTCGGCAACTGCTTTGTTGCCTATCGCGACATTCTGCAAGCGATCCGCTGGGACGAGTCACTCAAGGTCGAAGAGCACTGGGACTTCTTTTGGCGAGCAAAGATCGCCGGAATGAACGTCGCAGTCGATCTAAATCACTCGTTCAAACATGAGCACGTCGACCCGCCCGGCTATCAACGACGGCGACCGGAGTTCTTGAAAGCCGGTTTGGACAAACACGGACTGGAGAAAGTTGTATGGAAATGAAACGAGTGATTGCGGTCCTCGACTTGCCACCACGGCGAGCATCGCAGAACGTACGAGAAAGCTATGAGGCTGCCGCGAAACGATGGGGCGCGGAGGTGCTTTGGATTGACGATCACCTTCAACCCGTGCATCCATTCTGGCAGAAGATGTTTGTCTGCGATCACGTGCATCAAGAGTTCGGGCCGGCGCACGTGCTGCAACTAGACAACGACATGTTGATCCGATCGGACTGTCCTTCGCCGTTTGATCTGCTGACCCCGAAGCAATTCGGAATGGTTGCCGAGCGTCAATCAGCCAATAATCGGATCGACAATGGAGGTTGGCAGCAGCGGGCGCAAGAGATTTGGGCGAAGCGATGCGGTGTGCGGCCGGCACCGACATGGCTGCATCCGAACGGTGGACTCTATCTGTATGGCTCAGAAATGTATGGGCCGATGTTCGCTCGCATCATTAGGCATTTGATTCCGACGTGGGGTGCCAGCGATCAGGCCACCGACGAGTCGTTGATCGTCAACCAACTTTACAACGACCATCCGGGCTACATCAAATTCTTGCCGCCCGATTTCAACGTCAGCATGGTCTACTCGCCTGCCTGGGCCATCAATCCGGTCATGCAATCTTACGTCTACCATTTTGTTGGGCGATCAAAGGCTCACATTGATGAATGTCATTGGCGACGACGTGATCCACCGGAGCTACCGTTTCCAGGCAACGCTCAAACGCAAGAACTGATTCAGCTATGGAGAGACGATCCGCCGGCCGAATACGACATCGGCTCGATCTTCACTCCACAACTTGCCGCGAACCTGCTTGCCATCTATCCGAATTTGGTTGTCACTGGCCAGTGGTCAGACGAGCCATACCAATTGGATCGACGGATGCTCAGTCATACGGAAACCGGTTCGTCGCATTTGGTGCTAACCCGCTTTCTGTTGCAGCTAGGCATCAACGCTCGACGCTTTCGACTTCGCGTTAAGGAGGACAACAATGCAACGACACAACTTGCCAGCACTTGAGTATCACCTAGCGCACGGTTGCAATTTGTCTTGTCAGCAATGCAGCCACTACAGCGACCACCATTTGCGCGGCGCGATGCCCACGATCGAGCAAGCCGATGCCGATTACCAGAAGTGGTCGCATCGTCTGAAGCTGACTCGGTTCGCGTTGCTCGGTGGCGAGCCTCTATTGAATCCCGCCATTTTGGAACACATCAAGCTCGCTAGGCAGCATTGGGACAGCGACTTGATGCTCGTTACCAACGGATTCTTTCTACATCGGTTTCCCGAACTGCCGAAAGTGCTCGTGGAAACGCACTGTCGACTCGAAGTCAGCCAGCACGGAGCGCACGCCGAATATGTCAAACGCTTTCGCGAAGTCAAACACCTGGTTTGGCGCTGGCGAGAACAGTTTCCCGGCATTCGCATCAAGATTCGACAATCGCACCGCGGCTGGATGCGTCAGTACAAGGTAGCGAATGGCAAACCAATGCCGTTCAACTCCAGGCCCAACGCCGCGTTCAAAGTCTGCATGCAGAAAACCTGTGCACAGCTCTACGAAGGCAAGCTTTGGAAATGTCCCGCGCTGGCCTACTTTGCCAAGCTCGAATCCAAGCTGCGTCTACATGAATTGCCGCAGTGGCAACTCTTCCGCGACTACCAAGCGTGTTCACAAGACGCCACGGATGAAGAACTGCAAGCCTTCATCGAAACCAAATCCATTCCGCAGTGCGGATTATGCCCCAGCAAACGCACCGCATTCTCCCATCCCGATCCTCTGCAACGGAGTGCCCTGCAATGACGTATCCTTCCGACTATCCGGAAATGCCGCCTTACCCATTCGTCCCGCCGTTTGATCCGCCCGGCAGCGAACCACCCTACGATCCCGAGGAAGACGACGACGGTCCAATCATTCTCACTCCGCCGCCATTGCCACCACCGCCGGTGTGGCCCGACGACTATCCGCCAGGCACTCCCGATCCCGGCCCGCGTCCGCCTTGGTGGCCAGACGATTACCCTTGGCCGCCGCCTCCCGAAGAACCGGTGGTGATCGAGTCACCGCCGCCGATTCACGTTTGGCCGCGACTGCCGCCGGACCATCCCTATCACGTCCCGCCGGGTTACTCTGCGCCAGACAACCTTCCGCCAGGTCACCCCGGCGAAGCCTATCCTGGTATGCCCGATTATCCCGTCGTTCATCCCGGAGACTGGGGCGACGATTGGCCGAGCTATCCAGGCATCCTCGACGAGTGACCGCCGACCGTTGACGAAAACGAATAGCGTTACTCTACCAAGGCAATAAACAAAACGCCGGCGTCCCACATCGGGGCGTCGGCGTTTTGTGCGTTTTGGGATTTCGGCTGGTGCTACGCCGCCATCGACGAACAGCTCTCGTGGCACTTGCGGCAGCATTCGACGCACTTGTCCATATTTCCGACCTTCTCACAGCTGTCGGCGCAGGCCTTGCAAATCGCTGCGCAAGCTTTGCAGTAGTGCGCATGGTGATCGCTATTGCGGCTCATGAAGTCGACGCAGGCAGCACAGGCCGCGATGCAGTCGAGCATCAGCTTGACGTGCGTTTGCTCGACGTGGTCGCCGCCTTCGGACAGGCAATGACTGGTCAGCATGTCAGCACAGGTCGTTTGGCACTCTTGGCAGTTTTCGATGCACTCTTTCATGGATGCGGTTGCGGTACTCATTCGTTTCTCCTTTAGAAATTGTTGTTACGGCCCCGTTGCCGCTGCATTAGCGGTATGCAACTTGCATACCACTACGGGGTATATTGGAGAATGACTTTTTGACAGCCTGGAGAAATCATGGACCACGATAAGAAACACGAGTCGTCCTTGCCGGTCGCCGATCCGTCAACGCAGATCGACCCGGTTTGTGGAATGACCGT is from Crateriforma conspicua and encodes:
- a CDS encoding glycosyltransferase family 25 protein, translated to MNLDRRDDRLRDWMRQLPDPWPFPEPERFTAIDGRRVATPPQWRAGNGAWGCYRSHLLILEKCLLEHIDSYVVFEDDAGFGDDFCERLQQFIAELPADWGMAYLGGQHLYAGKNPPYKVSEHVYRPYNVNRTHAFMVRGREAMKTLYRHLTWNDWHTKHHIDHHLGRLIQRRYQALVQGKNIQKESIAVYTPDRWLVGQLPTKSNICGRKWSQTRFFNDAKNADHSDAPFFAVLGPHRAGTSCVAMVMHHLGVHMGNQLGGYEATGGGEAVGLAQLCEKVMRFPATDPNVSDDQLTQMLKSWIVSRKSEANRDKTVAGAKYPHLCRFVTHLHAGLGDSLRIISVERDIEASIRSLQNRSEKHRGQWFAANDEDCEVLQRSLRDHRDNFISEHPDVPVFRIEFAELVTYPEEVIGNLIEFLGITPTQDEIQSAIEHVNPDLRKFG
- a CDS encoding glycosyltransferase, which encodes MRNQATFCIKTIHRPHCCAALVRSIYEHYGDDRPLIHVLDDGKPELRFSAVCPDEAAMVDRLIETEYDIGLSAGRNRLLDIGDTPIVIFADDDHLVTNQTRLPELIATLNKHHDLDLLAALSNNEERPRMLRVDGRTLRIAFGSYRQRRSIRWCHYVGNCFVAYRDILQAIRWDESLKVEEHWDFFWRAKIAGMNVAVDLNHSFKHEHVDPPGYQRRRPEFLKAGLDKHGLEKVVWK
- a CDS encoding radical SAM protein, which encodes MQRHNLPALEYHLAHGCNLSCQQCSHYSDHHLRGAMPTIEQADADYQKWSHRLKLTRFALLGGEPLLNPAILEHIKLARQHWDSDLMLVTNGFFLHRFPELPKVLVETHCRLEVSQHGAHAEYVKRFREVKHLVWRWREQFPGIRIKIRQSHRGWMRQYKVANGKPMPFNSRPNAAFKVCMQKTCAQLYEGKLWKCPALAYFAKLESKLRLHELPQWQLFRDYQACSQDATDEELQAFIETKSIPQCGLCPSKRTAFSHPDPLQRSALQ
- a CDS encoding four-helix bundle copper-binding protein, with product MSTATASMKECIENCQECQTTCADMLTSHCLSEGGDHVEQTHVKLMLDCIAACAACVDFMSRNSDHHAHYCKACAAICKACADSCEKVGNMDKCVECCRKCHESCSSMAA